TATGCGATGATAAACTTGCTCTCTGTCCCGCAGTTCTTCGCTTGCCTTATGATAATCTTCGGTGCAGAGATTGCAGCTGGCGTGTTTGGATTCATAAACAAGGAACAGGTACAGCATTTTTATTATGTTCTTTGCTTTTGAAATACAATGATTCAATTCACAGAAAAGCATTATCACtaacttattttgtgttatctTTTATCAATATTAGATCGTCGAGGAAGTCCAAAAGTTTTATAGCAGCTCCATTGCTGACAACTCCAATTCCAACAGCACTGCAATAGCATCCATGTACCACACTGTTGTGAGTACAATATTCTTCATGTTCGTTTGTCTCCTTCATTTGTCAGTTGTTGTCACTATCAGTGTGACCAGGATCAGGGTTTTATCCTGATAGGGCCTTTCCTTTGCATTTATAGCTGAACTGCTGTGGAGGCTCCACACCAAACCCTGCTCTGTGCCCTGAGGTTAATGAGGAGACCAAGGTAAACGCTCATGCCGCTTTAACACCGCATAGCCACAGAGTGGCAGTGTAACGCCATTGTAAAACTATAAAATTGCAGCAGTATAGTGTTGGAACcacatactgtaggctatatgtaTCAGTAGTATTTATCCCTCTCCCTTGTTTGATATAAAATAATTTACAGCAGGAGAGGTTTGATGTCAACAATAGAACGGCATGAATAATGAAgtgttgtttgtatttgtttataGGACTGCCTGACTGCGATAACAGACTTTTTCAACGAAAAGCTGTATATCATTGGATATGTTGGGATTGGGATTGCAGGAGTAATGGTGAGGATTTACAAAACCAAATATTCCTCATAAACCTGATATAATAGTTCAGATTTTTGATAATTTTGTGATAATTTGTCACCATTTATCCACAATGACAATTTGTTGATTAAACTGGTTCATGCACGTCATGTACAACCTTTCATGAATCCTCACAGCCTACTGATATTTGTTTCAGCATGTCCCaaaatgtgtgtgattgtcTCCTCAGATCATAGGGATGATCTTCAGCATGGTGCTCTGTTGTGCGATCAGGAACAGCAGGGAGGTCATATAGACGGTGAGTTGACCCCGCCTCCCACCCTACCAGCCAGCCCTGTACAGGCTCACTGAACCCCTCAGAATCAACCTATCTGCATAAGACGGGGAGAGGCCAAGgactttttaatgtcatttatgCAAGTCCAGGGTAATTAGGTGGGGAGGTTCACCGAATATCACAAAGAGAGCACAATTACATCCCGACTGTCCCAGTATCAAGGGCCGAACTCAACACGATACGCTGGACCGCCATCTTTACACCTTCTCCTCAACGCCACCAGCACTGAAACACAttactttctcttctttcctttccatAACACATGCTCTGCGTTTGGCACTACTCTATGACATTCCTCGTTTCTAGCATCCTCTTGTTACACTGCTGCCGTTCCAGAGGCTACAGTAAAAGGCCTCT
This DNA window, taken from Centroberyx gerrardi isolate f3 chromosome 5, fCenGer3.hap1.cur.20231027, whole genome shotgun sequence, encodes the following:
- the tspan2a gene encoding tetraspanin-2a; this encodes MSKVQGGMKCVKYLLFVFNFIFWLSGSFVLAVGLWLRFDPDTVQLLTGDGAPETFFIAVYILIGAGGLMMLVGFFGCFGAVRESQCLLASFFACLMIIFGAEIAAGVFGFINKEQIVEEVQKFYSSSIADNSNSNSTAIASMYHTVLNCCGGSTPNPALCPEVNEETKDCLTAITDFFNEKLYIIGYVGIGIAGVMIIGMIFSMVLCCAIRNSREVI